From one Callithrix jacchus isolate 240 chromosome 2, calJac240_pri, whole genome shotgun sequence genomic stretch:
- the HAND1 gene encoding heart- and neural crest derivatives-expressed protein 1 isoform X2 — MNLVGSYAHHHHHHHPHPAHPMLHEPFLFGPASRCHQERPYFQSWLLSPADAAPDFPAGGPPPAAAAAAAAAAAAAAAAAYGPDARPGQSPGRLEALGGRLGRRKGSGPKKERRRTESINSAFAELRECIPNVPADTKLSKIKTLRLATSYIAYLMDVLAKDAQSGDPEAFKAELKKVDSGRESKRKRELQHEGFPPALGPGEKRIKGRTGWPQQVWALELNQ, encoded by the exons ATGAACCTCGTGGGTAGCTACgcacatcatcaccaccatcaccacccgcACCCTGCGCACCCCATGCTCCACGAGCCCTTCCTCTTCGGTCCGGCCTCGCGCTGTCACCAGGAACGGCCCTACTTCCAGAGCTGGCTGCTGAGCCCGGCTGACGCTGCCCCGGACTTCCCTGCCGGCGGGCCACCGCccgctgccgctgccgctgccgccgccgccgccgccgccgccgccgccgccgcctacGGTCCTGACGCCAGGCCTGGCCAGAGCCCCGGGCGGCTGGAGGCGCTGGGAGGCCGCCTGGGCCGGCGGAAAGGCTCAGGACCCAAGAAGGAGCGGAGACGCACGGAGAGCATTAACAGCGCATTCGCGGAGCTGCGCGAGTGCATCCCCAACGTGCCGGCCGACACCAAGCTGTCCAAGATCAAGACTCTGCGCCTGGCCACCAGCTACATCGCCTACCTGATGGATGTGCTGGCCAAGGATGCACAGTCTGGCGATCCCGAGGCCTTCAAGGCTGAACTCAAGAAGGTGGATAGCGGCCGCGAGAGCAAGCGGAAAAGGGAGCTG CAGCACGAAGGCTTTCCTCCTGCCCTGGGCCCAGGCGAGAAGAGGATTAAAGGACGCACCGGCTGGCCGCAGCAAGTCTGGGCGCTGGAGTTAAACCAGTGA
- the HAND1 gene encoding heart- and neural crest derivatives-expressed protein 1 isoform X1, whose translation MNLVGSYAHHHHHHHPHPAHPMLHEPFLFGPASRCHQERPYFQSWLLSPADAAPDFPAGGPPPAAAAAAAAAAAAAAAAAYGPDARPGQSPGRLEALGGRLGRRKGSGPKKERRRTESINSAFAELRECIPNVPADTKLSKIKTLRLATSYIAYLMDVLAKDAQSGDPEAFKAELKKVDSGRESKRKRELQQHEGFPPALGPGEKRIKGRTGWPQQVWALELNQ comes from the exons ATGAACCTCGTGGGTAGCTACgcacatcatcaccaccatcaccacccgcACCCTGCGCACCCCATGCTCCACGAGCCCTTCCTCTTCGGTCCGGCCTCGCGCTGTCACCAGGAACGGCCCTACTTCCAGAGCTGGCTGCTGAGCCCGGCTGACGCTGCCCCGGACTTCCCTGCCGGCGGGCCACCGCccgctgccgctgccgctgccgccgccgccgccgccgccgccgccgccgccgcctacGGTCCTGACGCCAGGCCTGGCCAGAGCCCCGGGCGGCTGGAGGCGCTGGGAGGCCGCCTGGGCCGGCGGAAAGGCTCAGGACCCAAGAAGGAGCGGAGACGCACGGAGAGCATTAACAGCGCATTCGCGGAGCTGCGCGAGTGCATCCCCAACGTGCCGGCCGACACCAAGCTGTCCAAGATCAAGACTCTGCGCCTGGCCACCAGCTACATCGCCTACCTGATGGATGTGCTGGCCAAGGATGCACAGTCTGGCGATCCCGAGGCCTTCAAGGCTGAACTCAAGAAGGTGGATAGCGGCCGCGAGAGCAAGCGGAAAAGGGAGCTG CAGCAGCACGAAGGCTTTCCTCCTGCCCTGGGCCCAGGCGAGAAGAGGATTAAAGGACGCACCGGCTGGCCGCAGCAAGTCTGGGCGCTGGAGTTAAACCAGTGA